In Shewanella sp. VB17, a single genomic region encodes these proteins:
- a CDS encoding HlyD family secretion protein gives MIKKKRQIFRTEVIEAMSSRHGEVILIRPISFSLISIFIVIILLVITLFLFFGEYTQATPVKGVLKSRTGDTEIMAYQPGIVEEIYLNEGDFVSQGTSLYKIRTDKQGESGSINNKLISSLKESIALINEKIIYQKELNKFDVEDLISAVRTLKQKAKLAQEEINIKNDYKKLLASELSIISKLRDKKQVSQTEYNAKYAQLLEARLVLKSLSRAKLNFLEQAKKTEKSIRNITVQGKSMVVGYQQNLANIQRDLANKESDRFYIITAPNDGIVANVFVRNGTFIEMNKPLMILLPKNHQLVAEIYIPTSAIGQVKIGHKINLRYQAFPFQKFGIFSGTIENISQTLIQPFQAEVSELVEAPSYRAIVMLNKQNIDIKNQAIKLQTGMLLDADIVGETRSFFGWIFEPMMTAQNNS, from the coding sequence ATGATTAAAAAGAAACGTCAAATTTTTAGAACTGAAGTTATTGAAGCTATGTCATCAAGACATGGAGAAGTCATATTGATAAGACCTATCAGTTTTAGTCTTATCTCCATATTCATTGTTATAATTTTACTTGTTATAACCTTGTTTCTTTTTTTTGGAGAATATACTCAGGCAACTCCTGTAAAAGGTGTTTTAAAAAGTCGCACTGGTGATACCGAGATTATGGCTTATCAACCCGGTATTGTAGAAGAAATTTACCTCAATGAAGGTGACTTTGTATCACAGGGAACATCTTTATATAAAATAAGAACAGACAAGCAAGGTGAGAGTGGCTCTATAAACAATAAACTTATTAGTAGCTTGAAAGAAAGTATAGCGTTGATAAATGAGAAAATAATCTATCAAAAAGAACTTAATAAATTTGATGTTGAGGATTTGATTAGTGCAGTAAGAACGTTAAAACAAAAAGCAAAACTTGCGCAAGAAGAGATAAACATCAAAAATGATTATAAGAAGTTATTAGCTTCAGAATTATCAATAATTTCAAAATTAAGAGATAAAAAACAAGTTTCTCAAACCGAATATAATGCCAAATATGCACAGTTACTCGAAGCGCGTCTTGTTTTGAAATCGCTCAGCAGAGCCAAATTGAATTTTCTTGAACAGGCTAAAAAAACGGAAAAAAGTATCCGTAATATTACCGTACAAGGGAAATCGATGGTGGTGGGTTATCAACAAAATTTAGCCAATATTCAAAGAGATTTGGCGAATAAAGAATCTGATCGATTTTATATTATAACAGCACCTAATGATGGCATCGTTGCTAATGTTTTTGTTAGAAATGGTACTTTTATCGAGATGAATAAACCACTTATGATTTTATTGCCTAAAAACCACCAACTGGTTGCAGAAATATACATACCGACAAGTGCCATAGGTCAGGTCAAAATAGGGCACAAGATTAATCTGAGATATCAGGCTTTCCCTTTTCAAAAGTTTGGCATCTTTTCCGGTACCATTGAAAATATCTCACAAACGTTAATCCAACCCTTTCAAGCTGAGGTTTCTGAGCTTGTTGAAGCACCTTCCTATCGAGCGATAGTGATGCTAAATAAGCAAAATATAGATATAAAAAATCAAGCGATTAAATTGCAAACAGGAATGTTACTTGATGCGGATATTGTTGGGGAAACGCGTTCATTTTTTGGCTGGATTTTTGAACCAATGATGACAGCTCAGAATAACAGTTAA
- a CDS encoding radical SAM protein, with protein sequence MNKLSTHFKRNYITSASNGYMQLTLLPTEKCNFRCVYCYEDFKIGKMSQDTIKGIKALLTISAPELKKLHIQWFGGEPTLNKQGIIDISKHIISLQQKYHFEYNANMTTNAYLLDNKMFKEFIALGISDYQITIDGTAEQHNTTRKKANGKGTFDTIWQNLCSFQEITTHFKITFRLHVMQDNTASMLQLSHMIKEQFGHDKRYVSFIRNIANLGGTVKNTVDQYVPNERQDVNALIKKMKKIMEPETHPSENKQSDDPYICYASKPRHLTIRADGRLAKCTVMFDDERNDIGKINPDGTLQINGDKFDFWTRGFTSLNLKELACPKTNLPMLKPDYGERIAINML encoded by the coding sequence ATGAATAAACTAAGTACTCATTTTAAAAGAAATTATATCACATCTGCCAGTAATGGTTATATGCAACTCACACTATTACCGACTGAGAAGTGTAATTTTCGCTGCGTTTATTGCTATGAAGATTTTAAGATAGGCAAAATGAGCCAAGATACGATAAAGGGAATAAAGGCATTATTAACAATATCAGCTCCAGAGCTAAAAAAATTACATATTCAATGGTTCGGTGGTGAGCCAACTTTAAATAAACAAGGTATTATCGACATTTCTAAGCATATTATTTCCCTACAACAAAAATATCACTTTGAATACAATGCTAATATGACCACTAATGCCTATTTACTCGATAATAAAATGTTTAAAGAGTTTATTGCATTAGGTATTAGTGATTATCAAATCACGATTGATGGTACTGCCGAGCAGCATAACACCACGAGAAAGAAAGCCAATGGAAAAGGAACCTTTGATACCATTTGGCAGAATTTATGTAGCTTTCAAGAAATTACAACCCATTTTAAAATCACGTTTAGATTGCATGTCATGCAGGACAATACAGCATCAATGTTACAATTAAGTCATATGATTAAAGAACAATTTGGCCATGATAAACGCTATGTGAGTTTTATTCGTAACATTGCAAATTTAGGTGGAACAGTTAAAAATACCGTTGACCAATACGTACCCAATGAGCGACAAGATGTTAATGCATTAATCAAAAAAATGAAAAAAATAATGGAACCAGAGACACATCCCTCCGAGAACAAACAAAGTGATGATCCTTACATTTGCTACGCTTCCAAACCTCGCCATTTAACCATTAGAGCTGACGGTAGGTTAGCCAAATGTACTGTTATGTTTGATGATGAACGAAATGACATAGGTAAAATTAACCCCGATGGTACATTACAAATCAATGGTGATAAGTTTGATTTTTGGACTCGGGGTTTTACTAGTTTAAACTTAAAAGAACTGGCTTGCCCAAAAACAAATTTACCCATGCTAAAGCCTGATTATGGTGAAAGAATCGCAATCAATATGCTTTAA
- a CDS encoding helix-turn-helix domain-containing protein: protein MGNQPKQLILKERYQIEAFCKLNFSARKMVKELGRSNKTISNEFIGSCKKAYSAETAEQQMQIRRSEAAKYTKCSASLKNHVRSLLVSIGRILRD, encoded by the coding sequence ATGGGAAACCAACCTAAGCAACTGATACTCAAAGAAAGGTATCAGATTGAAGCATTTTGTAAATTAAATTTTTCAGCGAGAAAAATGGTTAAAGAGCTTGGCCGTAGTAATAAAACGATTTCAAATGAGTTCATTGGCTCCTGCAAGAAGGCGTATAGTGCAGAGACTGCGGAGCAGCAAATGCAAATACGCCGTAGTGAGGCCGCTAAATACACTAAATGCTCTGCAAGCTTAAAAAATCACGTCAGGTCGTTGTTAGTATCCATAGGTAGGATCTTAAGGGATTAG
- a CDS encoding radical SAM protein, giving the protein MDDLDNKFKKKYIATSSEGYLYLMLLPTEKCNFRCVYCYEDFEIGKMSQDTVHGIKNLLTKAAPTLKNLTIAWFGGEPTLNSKAIEDISSHIMDLKRTYGFKYNGGMTTNGYLLNYPLFNRLVELGVNTYQVSLDGGKEAHNKTRIQLNGSGSFDQIWHNLISFKQSQHDFKLVIRLHVTDDNAQSMLDLCHQITQNFGSDKRYTIHVESIKNLGKGVTGDGSKHQPSDGERTVNKIKELMSYNLDTVSKHTKKNPYICYAAMPKQLLIRADGRIGKCSVMFNDDRNTLGKINRDGSYSLDGDKLELWVRGFISLDKREIGCPASNLPKLKHTSVRQGNEIQVVNVA; this is encoded by the coding sequence ATGGATGATCTAGATAATAAATTCAAAAAAAAATATATAGCCACAAGCAGTGAAGGCTATTTATATCTAATGCTCCTCCCTACAGAGAAATGTAATTTTAGATGTGTGTATTGCTATGAAGATTTTGAAATAGGAAAAATGAGTCAGGATACTGTTCATGGTATAAAAAATTTATTAACAAAAGCAGCCCCTACTTTAAAAAACTTAACGATAGCCTGGTTCGGAGGTGAACCGACTCTGAATAGTAAAGCAATAGAAGATATCTCAAGCCACATAATGGATTTAAAACGTACATATGGATTTAAATATAACGGCGGAATGACAACAAACGGATATTTATTAAACTATCCTCTTTTCAATCGATTAGTCGAATTAGGCGTGAACACTTATCAGGTTAGCTTAGATGGCGGTAAGGAAGCACACAATAAAACCAGAATACAGCTTAATGGAAGTGGAAGTTTTGATCAAATTTGGCATAACCTTATTTCTTTTAAACAATCACAACATGACTTCAAATTAGTGATCAGATTACATGTCACAGATGATAACGCACAATCTATGTTGGATTTGTGTCATCAAATCACTCAAAACTTTGGCAGCGACAAAAGATATACTATTCATGTAGAATCGATTAAAAATCTGGGTAAAGGGGTTACAGGTGACGGAAGTAAACACCAGCCAAGCGATGGTGAACGAACAGTCAATAAAATAAAAGAATTAATGTCCTATAATTTAGATACCGTAAGTAAACATACTAAAAAGAACCCCTACATTTGTTATGCAGCCATGCCAAAACAATTATTAATTAGAGCTGACGGACGAATAGGAAAATGTTCAGTGATGTTTAATGATGACAGGAATACCTTAGGGAAAATAAACAGGGATGGTAGCTATTCGTTAGATGGAGATAAATTGGAACTTTGGGTCAGGGGCTTTATTAGTTTAGATAAAAGAGAAATTGGTTGCCCGGCTAGTAACTTACCTAAACTTAAACACACTAGCGTACGGCAGGGAAATGAAATCCAAGTGGTTAATGTAGCCTGA
- a CDS encoding GlxA family transcriptional regulator produces the protein MLDDFKKTNENLDVSIISFTNYHSFSLSCAQEIFVNNIANGSKWYHSRVLKWDNFTQELSEVLLKSHTIVLLDVDSDLLANETVLLDLLIEFHQRGNRLVALGSGVSLLAQTGLLNGKMIAVDKRYFAAYSIRFSQVKFSTDIAFSGEDNLYCAASSVAALQLGIHLIGEDIESDIAIKVANLLQVSPVGILHNDTYSSCHQRLRSTIFWAEKNLAKIDNLDLLAERCFMSRRNFDRKFRLIYQQSPKSWLTSKRISLAINYLIISEMSIDDIADAAGFSSTINFRNNFKINIGVSPREYRTNNSVKA, from the coding sequence GTGTTGGATGATTTTAAAAAAACAAATGAAAATTTAGATGTTTCTATTATTTCATTTACAAATTATCACTCTTTTAGCTTAAGTTGTGCTCAAGAGATATTTGTTAATAATATAGCTAACGGCTCTAAATGGTATCATTCAAGAGTATTAAAATGGGATAACTTTACCCAAGAATTATCAGAAGTATTATTGAAAAGCCATACTATTGTTTTGCTTGATGTTGACTCTGACTTACTGGCGAATGAAACTGTACTATTAGATCTTCTGATAGAATTTCATCAAAGAGGAAATCGTTTGGTTGCATTAGGTAGTGGTGTTTCATTACTCGCTCAAACAGGCTTACTAAATGGGAAGATGATAGCAGTAGATAAACGTTATTTTGCTGCTTATTCTATTAGATTCTCACAAGTGAAATTTAGTACCGATATTGCATTTAGTGGCGAAGATAACTTGTATTGTGCTGCATCGAGTGTTGCAGCGTTGCAACTAGGTATTCATCTCATCGGGGAAGACATTGAAAGTGATATTGCGATCAAGGTCGCTAATCTTTTACAAGTATCACCAGTAGGTATTTTACATAATGATACATATTCTAGTTGTCATCAAAGGCTAAGGAGTACCATTTTCTGGGCTGAAAAAAATTTAGCTAAAATAGATAATTTAGATCTTCTGGCCGAAAGATGTTTTATGTCTCGAAGGAACTTTGATCGGAAGTTTAGGTTAATCTATCAACAAAGCCCCAAGTCATGGCTAACTAGTAAACGTATTTCACTGGCCATTAACTATTTAATAATTAGTGAAATGAGCATTGATGACATAGCCGATGCTGCTGGATTTAGTAGTACGATTAATTTTAGAAATAATTTTAAAATTAATATAGGCGTATCACCAAGGGAATATCGTACAAATAATAGCGTAAAAGCATGA